In Arthrobacter alpinus, a single window of DNA contains:
- a CDS encoding LacI family DNA-binding transcriptional regulator gives MPPPPTDQHRAPVMEDVARRAGVSHQTVSRVLNDSPSVSPKTREKVRQAILELGYRRNTAARALVTRRSQTIGLLANGMNEYGPSNILLAVQEAAREAGYFVSIAGIREISQEGIAESLQRFLDQGVDGIVVQVPHADIPAMLQELNLGVPVVIVGTAADGRLSGVMVDQEKGARDAVQHLVDLGHTRIAHVAGPDRFIDSAARVAGWRHVLAQAGLEEGPLITGDWTAASGYLAGLELARRSDASAVFAANDQMAVGLLRAFTEQGIRVPFDMSLVGVDDLPEGAYLVPPLTTVRQGFQELGLRCLEIMVSQLETASPAQTAVVEPQLIIRASTAPPAQS, from the coding sequence ATGCCTCCCCCGCCAACGGATCAACACCGTGCCCCCGTCATGGAGGATGTGGCTCGACGTGCCGGAGTTTCGCATCAAACCGTGTCCCGGGTTCTCAATGACAGCCCCAGCGTCAGCCCGAAGACCAGGGAGAAAGTTCGGCAGGCAATACTGGAGCTGGGATATCGCAGGAACACCGCAGCCCGGGCCTTGGTGACACGCAGATCCCAGACCATCGGGCTGCTGGCCAACGGCATGAACGAATATGGGCCGTCCAACATTCTGCTGGCCGTCCAAGAAGCCGCCCGTGAGGCCGGATACTTCGTGAGCATTGCGGGCATTCGAGAAATTTCACAAGAGGGCATTGCCGAATCTCTGCAACGCTTCCTGGACCAGGGCGTGGACGGGATCGTTGTGCAGGTCCCCCATGCAGATATTCCCGCCATGCTTCAGGAGCTCAATTTGGGAGTGCCTGTTGTCATTGTTGGAACAGCCGCGGACGGACGGCTCAGCGGCGTCATGGTTGACCAGGAAAAAGGCGCCCGCGACGCCGTTCAGCACCTCGTGGATCTTGGCCACACCAGAATCGCCCACGTTGCCGGCCCTGACCGGTTCATCGATTCAGCGGCACGGGTAGCGGGTTGGCGCCACGTTCTTGCTCAGGCAGGACTGGAGGAGGGTCCGCTCATCACGGGGGACTGGACCGCAGCTTCGGGTTACCTGGCCGGGCTGGAGCTGGCCAGACGCTCAGATGCGTCTGCCGTGTTCGCGGCGAACGATCAAATGGCGGTGGGATTGTTGCGGGCGTTCACGGAGCAAGGAATCCGCGTCCCGTTCGATATGTCACTTGTTGGTGTTGATGACCTGCCAGAGGGCGCCTACCTTGTGCCTCCGCTGACAACGGTCCGGCAAGGATTTCAGGAGCTGGGCCTGCGCTGTCTTGAGATCATGGTGAGCCAGCTTGAAACTGCGTCACCCGCTCAGACTGCTGTTGTGGAGCCCCAACTCATTATCCGTGCGTCAACGGCCCCGCCCGCCCAGAGCTGA
- a CDS encoding aldo/keto reductase: MKNAALGALSVSRIGLGAMTMAGTYTTGRGLDDDDESIRTIHRAIELGATHIDTAEIYGPFHSEEVVGRAIKGRRDEVVVATKFGLFSHSERRRLIDSSPANLRIAVEGSLKRLGTDHIDLYYQHRVDPNIPIEDTVGTLSELVAEGKILHIGLSEASPSTIRRAHAIHPLAALQTEYSLWTRDPEAEILPLLRQLGIGLVPYSPLGHGLLTGQIRTIDDFADDDWRKTNPRFTGENFQRNLRIVDEVRAIGAETGATPAQTALAWLLTRGNDIAPIPGTKRVARVEENTAADGIELGAAQIERLNDLTPAAGARHDDANMASIDS, translated from the coding sequence ATGAAGAATGCAGCACTTGGCGCATTGAGCGTCTCCCGTATCGGGCTAGGCGCCATGACCATGGCCGGGACTTACACCACAGGTCGCGGGCTCGACGACGACGACGAGTCGATCCGCACCATTCACCGCGCGATTGAACTCGGCGCCACTCACATCGACACAGCAGAAATCTATGGACCGTTCCACAGCGAGGAAGTCGTTGGCCGCGCGATCAAGGGCCGCCGTGATGAAGTGGTCGTAGCCACAAAGTTTGGCCTGTTTTCACACTCCGAACGACGCCGACTCATCGACAGCAGCCCGGCCAACCTCCGAATCGCGGTTGAAGGATCCCTCAAGCGCCTCGGTACAGATCATATCGATCTCTACTACCAGCACCGTGTGGACCCGAACATCCCCATCGAGGACACCGTCGGCACCCTGTCCGAGCTCGTCGCCGAAGGAAAAATCCTCCACATCGGTCTGTCGGAGGCTAGCCCCAGCACCATCCGCCGTGCCCATGCCATCCACCCACTGGCAGCCTTGCAGACCGAATACTCCCTGTGGACACGCGATCCCGAGGCAGAGATCCTCCCGCTTCTTCGCCAGCTCGGCATCGGCCTCGTGCCTTACTCTCCACTCGGGCACGGACTCCTGACAGGACAGATCCGCACCATTGACGACTTTGCAGATGATGACTGGCGTAAAACCAACCCGCGCTTCACCGGCGAGAACTTCCAGCGAAATCTGCGGATCGTAGACGAAGTCCGGGCCATCGGCGCTGAAACTGGGGCAACCCCCGCTCAGACTGCTCTGGCGTGGCTTCTGACCCGAGGCAACGATATCGCCCCGATCCCCGGTACCAAGCGAGTCGCCCGCGTAGAGGAAAACACAGCAGCTGACGGTATCGAACTTGGCGCGGCACAAATTGAGCGCCTGAACGATCTCACGCCTGCAGCCGGTGCCCGCCATGACGACGCGAATATGGCCAGCATCGACAGCTAA
- the chvE gene encoding multiple monosaccharide ABC transporter substrate-binding protein has translation MKFKTLIVGALALGLALGATGCGTRGGGAADANAAGDNSGALIGIAMPTKTSERWIKDGTAIQESLEKLGYKTTLEYADDKIPQQVQQVSNMITKGAKVLIIASIDGTALSDQLDDAAKAGIKVIAYDRLINGNANVDFYTTFDNEKVGVDQATSLLTGLGILDDAGKETGKTGPFNVELFAGSPDDNNATFFYDGAMKTLKKYIDNGTLVVKSGQTGFTQIATLRWDPATAQKRMQNLIASAYSGGEKVDGILSPYDGISIGIISALEASGYAASALPVITGQDAEAASVKSIIAGQQYSTIYKDTRKLGDQAVTMADDLLKGKTPEVNDTTSYNNKIKVVPTFLLQPVVVTKANYSKELIDSGYYTADDLK, from the coding sequence ATGAAATTCAAGACACTAATCGTTGGTGCCCTGGCACTCGGGCTGGCACTCGGTGCCACAGGTTGTGGAACCCGCGGCGGCGGAGCAGCAGATGCCAACGCGGCAGGCGATAACAGCGGAGCACTCATTGGCATTGCGATGCCCACGAAGACCTCAGAACGCTGGATCAAGGACGGCACCGCCATCCAGGAATCACTGGAGAAGTTGGGCTACAAGACCACTCTTGAGTACGCCGATGACAAGATCCCGCAGCAGGTCCAGCAGGTCAGCAACATGATCACCAAGGGTGCCAAGGTTCTGATCATTGCCTCGATCGACGGAACCGCTTTGAGCGATCAGCTGGACGACGCAGCGAAAGCCGGAATCAAGGTCATTGCTTATGACCGTCTGATCAACGGCAACGCCAACGTGGATTTCTACACCACCTTCGACAACGAAAAGGTGGGTGTTGATCAGGCCACGTCACTGTTGACCGGTTTGGGCATCCTTGACGATGCCGGCAAGGAAACCGGCAAGACCGGCCCCTTTAACGTTGAACTGTTCGCGGGCAGCCCTGATGACAACAACGCCACCTTCTTCTACGACGGCGCCATGAAGACGCTCAAGAAGTACATCGACAACGGCACCTTGGTTGTCAAGAGTGGCCAGACCGGCTTCACTCAGATCGCAACCCTGCGCTGGGACCCGGCCACGGCTCAGAAGCGTATGCAGAACCTGATCGCCAGCGCCTACTCCGGCGGCGAAAAGGTTGACGGCATTCTCTCCCCCTACGACGGAATTTCCATCGGTATCATTTCCGCCCTTGAAGCCTCCGGCTACGCAGCCAGCGCCCTCCCGGTCATCACCGGTCAGGATGCCGAGGCTGCGTCAGTCAAGTCCATCATTGCCGGCCAACAGTACTCCACGATCTACAAGGACACCCGCAAGCTGGGCGACCAGGCCGTGACCATGGCGGACGACCTTCTCAAAGGCAAGACCCCCGAGGTCAATGACACCACCAGCTACAACAACAAGATCAAGGTTGTTCCGACCTTCCTTCTGCAGCCTGTAGTCGTCACGAAGGCCAACTACTCGAAGGAACTCATCGACAGCGGCTACTACACCGCCGACGACCTCAAGTAG
- the mmsB gene encoding multiple monosaccharide ABC transporter permease yields MTAVNSALQYLTGQLRQVGLFIALIVIIIFFQITTNGITLAPINVSNLIVQNSYILILAVGMVMVIIAGHIDLSVGSVVAFVGAMAGVMITQWHMPWWLAIIACLVLGGLVGAWQGFWIAYFGIPSFIVTLAGMLTFRGLAQIALQNQQISPFPDEFRALGSGFLPDLGGGTSFLEPLTMVLGILAAAAFVIAGIKQRSNLKKYNLADEPTAWFVAKLAFTAALILLIAFLLASYRGTPIVLLVMGVLMVGYSAVMANSIWGRHIYAVGGNAHAAELSGVNTKRVTFTLFINMGVLAALAGLVFTAQLNLANPKAGEGFELDAIAAVFIGGAAVTGGVGTVIGAIIGGLIIGILNNGMSIMGVGTEFQQLIKGLVLLAAVAFDVFNKRRAKATLK; encoded by the coding sequence ATGACTGCCGTAAATTCCGCCCTTCAATACCTCACCGGACAACTCCGGCAGGTGGGGCTCTTCATCGCCTTGATCGTGATCATCATCTTCTTCCAGATCACCACCAACGGCATCACCCTGGCACCCATCAATGTCTCCAACCTGATCGTTCAAAACAGCTACATCCTCATCTTGGCTGTTGGCATGGTCATGGTCATTATTGCCGGGCATATTGACCTTTCAGTTGGCTCCGTGGTGGCGTTTGTTGGCGCCATGGCCGGCGTCATGATTACCCAGTGGCACATGCCTTGGTGGCTTGCGATCATCGCCTGCCTCGTACTCGGTGGCCTGGTTGGTGCGTGGCAGGGCTTCTGGATTGCTTATTTCGGCATACCGTCCTTCATCGTCACTCTTGCCGGCATGCTCACGTTCCGTGGATTGGCGCAGATCGCCCTGCAGAACCAGCAGATTTCACCTTTCCCAGATGAATTCCGGGCTTTGGGCAGCGGCTTCCTCCCCGATCTTGGCGGCGGAACATCATTCCTTGAACCGCTCACCATGGTGCTCGGCATTCTTGCCGCCGCAGCGTTTGTCATCGCCGGAATCAAGCAGCGCTCAAACTTGAAGAAGTACAACCTGGCCGACGAGCCCACCGCATGGTTTGTTGCCAAGCTGGCCTTCACGGCTGCCTTGATCTTGCTCATCGCATTCCTGCTGGCCAGCTACCGCGGCACACCGATCGTCCTGCTGGTCATGGGCGTGCTCATGGTGGGTTACTCGGCCGTCATGGCAAACTCCATTTGGGGCCGTCACATCTACGCGGTTGGTGGCAACGCCCACGCAGCCGAACTCTCCGGTGTGAACACCAAGCGCGTGACATTCACCTTGTTCATCAACATGGGTGTTCTGGCAGCCCTGGCCGGGCTCGTCTTCACCGCCCAGCTCAACCTGGCCAACCCGAAGGCCGGTGAAGGTTTTGAGCTAGATGCCATCGCCGCTGTCTTCATTGGTGGCGCGGCCGTGACAGGCGGCGTCGGAACCGTGATCGGTGCCATCATTGGTGGCCTGATCATCGGTATCTTGAACAACGGCATGTCCATCATGGGTGTTGGTACCGAGTTCCAGCAGCTCATCAAGGGGTTGGTCCTGCTTGCAGCCGTCGCGTTTGACGTCTTCAACAAGCGCAGGGCCAAGGCAACCCTCAAATAG
- the xylA gene encoding xylose isomerase: protein MALQPTREDKFSFGLWTVGWEAQDQFGSATRPKLDTVEAVNRLSDLGAYGLTFHDNDLFPFDATAAERQHEIDRLKGALDSTGMIVPMVTTNLFSHPVFKDGGFTSNDRGVRRYAIRKVIENIDLAAELGAETFVMWGGREGSEYDSAKDIRGALERYREAVNLLGDYVTDKGYNIRFAIEPKPNEPRGDILLPTLGHAMAFIETLERPEMVGINPETGHEQMAGLNFTHGIAQALYQGKLFHIDLNGQRSIKFDQDLVFGHGDLQNAFSLVDLLENGGPNGGPSYTGPRHFDYKPSRTEDINGVWDSAAANMQTYLLLKERATAFRADPEVQAALLASRVDEINEPTLNPGETWEALRADKASYEEFDTESYFGGKGFGFVKLQQLFIEHLLGAR, encoded by the coding sequence ATGGCATTGCAGCCAACCCGCGAAGACAAATTCTCATTCGGTCTCTGGACCGTCGGATGGGAAGCACAGGACCAGTTCGGATCGGCAACACGCCCCAAGCTGGACACCGTTGAGGCCGTCAACCGTCTCAGCGATCTGGGCGCCTATGGCCTGACGTTCCACGACAACGATCTGTTCCCGTTCGATGCCACGGCAGCAGAGCGCCAGCACGAGATCGACCGCCTCAAGGGCGCCCTGGACTCCACCGGCATGATCGTGCCGATGGTGACTACCAACCTCTTCAGCCACCCTGTCTTCAAGGACGGCGGATTCACCTCCAACGACCGCGGCGTGCGTCGCTATGCCATCCGCAAGGTCATCGAGAACATTGACCTGGCCGCCGAGCTGGGCGCGGAAACGTTCGTCATGTGGGGCGGTCGCGAAGGCAGCGAATACGATTCCGCCAAGGACATCCGAGGCGCCCTGGAGCGTTACCGCGAGGCCGTGAACCTGTTGGGCGATTACGTCACCGACAAGGGCTACAACATCCGCTTCGCGATTGAGCCCAAGCCGAACGAACCCCGCGGCGACATCCTCCTGCCCACCCTTGGCCACGCCATGGCGTTCATCGAAACGCTCGAACGCCCCGAAATGGTGGGCATCAACCCGGAAACCGGCCACGAGCAAATGGCAGGACTGAACTTCACCCACGGCATCGCCCAGGCGCTTTATCAGGGCAAGCTGTTCCACATTGACCTCAACGGCCAGCGCTCCATCAAGTTTGATCAGGACCTGGTATTCGGCCATGGCGATCTGCAAAACGCGTTCTCCCTGGTTGACCTGCTTGAAAACGGCGGCCCCAACGGTGGCCCGTCCTACACCGGCCCGCGCCACTTTGACTACAAGCCCTCACGCACCGAAGACATCAACGGCGTTTGGGATTCGGCCGCCGCCAACATGCAGACCTACCTGCTGCTCAAGGAACGCGCCACAGCATTTCGCGCCGATCCCGAGGTTCAGGCCGCGCTGCTCGCCTCCCGCGTGGATGAAATCAACGAGCCCACCCTGAACCCGGGTGAGACCTGGGAAGCCCTCCGCGCCGACAAGGCCTCCTACGAGGAATTCGACACAGAATCGTACTTCGGCGGCAAGGGCTTCGGCTTCGTCAAGCTGCAGCAGCTCTTCATTGAGCACCTGCTGGGCGCCCGGTAA
- the xylB gene encoding xylulokinase, producing the protein MALVAGIDSSTQSCKVVILDSDTGATIRTGRAPHPDGTEVSPTFWWTALLEAMHDAGGLADVSSLAIAGQQHGMVLLDAEGRVIRDALLWNDTRSAVSAEALIAEFGAATLVERAGSVPVASLTITKVRWVRDNEAANAAHVAAVALPHDWLSWRLRGYGPADESPLGPDLEQLATDRSDASGTGYWSPARGAYDLELFEAAFGRPGREAGSPSQAGTHVVLPKVVAPSDVMGTVHADHSGGNEIVIGAGAGDNAAGALGLGITAGDVVISLGTSGTVFAAATAAVNDPSGTVAGFADAAGAYLPIAVTLNAARILSSVADLLDVSFDDFAELALAANPGSDGVVLVPYFEGERTPNLPNAKASFHGLSIASTTRANTARAAIEGMLCGLADGLDAVTASGVNAQRLLLIGGAAQNPAVQAVAAQVFSVPVIVPAPGEYVARGAAVQAEWALNGVRPDWELELDAAPSADHHPIIREQYGSYSGS; encoded by the coding sequence ATGGCACTGGTTGCCGGGATCGATTCCTCGACCCAAAGCTGCAAGGTTGTCATTCTCGATTCCGACACCGGAGCCACCATCCGCACCGGCCGGGCACCCCACCCGGACGGCACGGAAGTCAGCCCCACCTTCTGGTGGACTGCGTTGTTAGAAGCCATGCACGACGCCGGAGGGCTGGCTGATGTTTCCTCCCTCGCCATCGCTGGACAACAGCATGGAATGGTCCTGCTGGACGCAGAGGGTCGTGTGATTCGCGACGCCCTGCTGTGGAACGATACCCGTTCTGCGGTGTCCGCCGAGGCCCTCATTGCCGAGTTTGGTGCCGCAACATTGGTTGAGCGTGCCGGCTCGGTACCTGTTGCCTCGCTGACCATCACCAAGGTTCGCTGGGTGCGTGACAACGAAGCGGCCAACGCAGCACACGTGGCCGCCGTTGCGCTCCCCCACGATTGGCTGTCCTGGCGTTTGCGTGGCTATGGCCCCGCAGATGAAAGTCCGCTGGGTCCGGACCTTGAGCAATTGGCAACCGACCGTTCCGATGCCAGCGGCACAGGCTATTGGTCTCCAGCGCGGGGGGCCTATGACCTTGAGCTGTTCGAGGCTGCCTTTGGGCGGCCCGGCCGCGAAGCCGGCTCCCCCAGCCAGGCTGGAACGCACGTTGTGCTGCCCAAGGTGGTGGCACCGTCGGACGTTATGGGCACGGTGCACGCCGACCATTCAGGCGGCAATGAGATTGTGATCGGCGCCGGGGCAGGCGACAACGCAGCGGGCGCCCTGGGACTGGGGATCACCGCCGGGGACGTTGTCATTTCCCTGGGTACCAGCGGCACGGTGTTCGCTGCGGCAACGGCCGCCGTGAACGACCCCTCGGGGACGGTTGCAGGATTTGCCGACGCAGCCGGTGCGTACCTGCCGATCGCCGTCACCTTGAATGCGGCGCGAATCCTCAGCTCCGTGGCCGATCTACTGGATGTGTCCTTTGACGACTTCGCGGAGTTGGCCCTGGCTGCGAATCCCGGCAGTGACGGGGTGGTGCTGGTTCCCTACTTTGAGGGCGAACGCACCCCCAACCTGCCAAACGCCAAGGCAAGTTTCCATGGTCTTTCAATCGCCTCAACAACTCGGGCCAACACGGCCCGGGCCGCAATCGAAGGAATGCTCTGCGGCCTGGCTGATGGGCTCGACGCTGTGACGGCCTCCGGAGTCAACGCCCAGCGATTGCTGTTGATTGGCGGCGCAGCGCAAAACCCTGCCGTGCAGGCAGTGGCGGCACAGGTGTTTAGCGTGCCGGTGATCGTCCCGGCGCCCGGCGAATACGTGGCTCGGGGCGCGGCTGTCCAGGCAGAGTGGGCGCTGAATGGCGTACGTCCAGATTGGGAACTGGAACTCGATGCCGCTCCGTCAGCGGACCATCATCCGATTATTAGAGAACAGTACGGCAGCTATTCAGGTTCCTGA
- the mmsA gene encoding multiple monosaccharide ABC transporter ATP-binding protein codes for MRAITKTFPGVKALQDVSLEVKRGEVHAICGENGAGKSTLMKVLSGVYTAGSFDGEIWFENHLCQFKDIKSSEAAGIVIIHQELALSPFLSIAENIFLGNELAKNGFVDWNKTNLEASKLLARVGLNDHPTTKVSELGVGKQQLVEIAKALSKEVKLLILDEPTAALNDSDSENLLNLIKHLQGQGITSIMISHKLNEIKAVADKVTIIRDGQTIETLDMHADDISEERIIKGMVGRDLNSRYPDHTPTIGEELLRIEDWTVHHPVDQSRQVVKAANLKIHAGEIVGIAGLMGAGRTELAMSVFGRTYGTNISGTVYKNGVAIETKTVAAAIKHGIAYATEDRKHYGLNLLDNIRRNVSGAALAKLARWGWVDRHKEHVVAEGFRKSMNIKAPGVGSITGKLSGGNQQKVVLSKWMFANPDVLILDEPTRGIDVGAKYEIYGIINQLADQGKGILVISSELPELLGICDRIYTLAEGRITADVPRAQATAEYLMRFMTQAKEQDI; via the coding sequence ATGCGTGCCATCACCAAGACATTTCCAGGGGTCAAGGCCCTCCAGGATGTTTCGCTCGAGGTCAAACGCGGAGAAGTACACGCCATCTGTGGCGAAAACGGTGCCGGCAAATCCACTCTCATGAAGGTGCTCTCCGGCGTATACACGGCAGGCAGCTTTGACGGAGAAATCTGGTTTGAGAACCATCTCTGCCAGTTCAAGGACATCAAGTCCTCAGAGGCTGCCGGCATTGTCATCATTCACCAGGAACTGGCACTAAGCCCGTTTCTTTCCATTGCCGAGAACATTTTCCTGGGCAACGAACTCGCCAAGAATGGCTTCGTTGACTGGAACAAGACCAATCTTGAAGCATCAAAGCTACTGGCCCGGGTAGGGCTGAACGATCACCCCACCACCAAAGTTTCTGAATTGGGTGTTGGCAAGCAGCAGCTCGTGGAAATCGCCAAGGCGCTCTCCAAAGAGGTCAAGCTACTCATTCTGGACGAGCCCACGGCAGCCTTGAATGACAGCGACTCAGAGAATCTCCTGAATCTGATCAAGCATCTGCAGGGCCAGGGCATTACCTCGATCATGATCAGCCACAAGCTCAATGAGATCAAGGCCGTTGCCGACAAGGTGACCATCATTCGAGATGGCCAAACGATTGAAACATTGGACATGCACGCTGATGACATTTCCGAGGAGCGGATCATCAAGGGCATGGTGGGGCGCGATCTGAACAGCCGCTACCCCGATCACACCCCGACGATCGGTGAGGAACTCCTGCGCATTGAGGACTGGACCGTCCATCACCCGGTGGATCAAAGCCGCCAGGTGGTCAAGGCTGCAAACCTTAAGATTCATGCTGGAGAAATTGTTGGCATCGCCGGACTCATGGGCGCCGGGCGAACCGAGCTTGCCATGAGCGTTTTCGGTCGCACCTACGGAACTAATATCAGCGGAACCGTGTACAAAAACGGTGTCGCCATTGAGACAAAAACCGTCGCCGCAGCCATCAAGCACGGCATCGCGTACGCAACTGAGGACCGTAAACACTATGGTCTGAATCTTTTGGACAACATCCGGCGCAACGTTTCCGGCGCCGCCCTCGCCAAACTGGCCCGCTGGGGTTGGGTGGACCGCCACAAGGAACATGTTGTCGCGGAGGGGTTCCGCAAGAGCATGAACATTAAGGCGCCCGGCGTTGGTTCCATCACTGGAAAGCTCTCGGGCGGAAACCAGCAAAAAGTTGTTCTTTCAAAATGGATGTTCGCCAACCCGGATGTCCTCATCCTGGATGAACCCACGCGTGGCATCGATGTTGGTGCCAAATACGAGATCTACGGCATCATCAACCAACTGGCTGACCAAGGTAAAGGCATCCTTGTCATTTCCTCTGAGCTGCCCGAACTGTTAGGTATCTGCGACAGGATTTACACCCTGGCCGAAGGCCGTATCACGGCCGATGTACCCAGAGCCCAAGCAACAGCAGAATACCTAATGCGTTTCATGACCCAAGCAAAGGAGCAGGACATCTGA
- a CDS encoding SDR family oxidoreductase: protein MSEQTEKTTQKKVWFITGAGRGMGTDIAKAALAAGHAVVATGRSTEKVLQALGEKQDLLAVKLDVKNPDDATAAIQAAVDRFGRIDVLVNNAGNFYAGFFEEITAEDFRAQIETTLFGPMNVTRAVLPVMRAQRSGLVVTISSTAGITGQEFCSAYAASKFGVEGWAESLAPEIAPFGIRTMLVEPGFFRTELLSPESTRYAAPTIEDYAPRAEQTITGWRSMNGQQGGDPAKLAEALIELAELDNPPLHFAAGADAVETFELKAKDLISQSDAYRQLSTNLAHNGA, encoded by the coding sequence ATGAGTGAACAAACTGAAAAAACGACGCAGAAAAAGGTCTGGTTCATCACCGGAGCCGGCCGTGGCATGGGGACCGACATCGCGAAGGCAGCACTTGCCGCCGGCCACGCCGTCGTCGCGACCGGGCGCAGCACAGAAAAAGTACTTCAGGCCCTGGGTGAAAAGCAGGACCTGCTCGCCGTGAAACTCGATGTAAAGAACCCAGACGACGCGACGGCAGCCATCCAGGCCGCCGTCGACCGCTTCGGCCGAATCGACGTGCTTGTCAACAACGCAGGAAACTTCTACGCCGGATTTTTCGAGGAGATCACAGCAGAGGACTTCCGAGCTCAAATTGAAACTACCTTGTTCGGGCCCATGAACGTTACACGTGCGGTTCTCCCGGTTATGCGGGCCCAGCGCTCCGGCCTGGTCGTCACGATTTCCTCCACAGCCGGCATCACTGGACAAGAATTCTGCTCCGCTTACGCAGCCTCGAAGTTCGGGGTGGAGGGCTGGGCGGAATCCCTGGCCCCGGAAATCGCACCGTTCGGCATTCGCACGATGCTCGTTGAGCCAGGATTCTTCCGCACCGAGCTACTCAGCCCGGAATCCACCCGTTACGCCGCACCCACCATCGAGGACTATGCCCCGCGTGCTGAACAGACCATCACGGGCTGGCGCAGCATGAACGGACAACAGGGTGGGGACCCGGCCAAACTCGCCGAGGCTCTCATTGAACTGGCTGAGCTGGACAATCCGCCCCTGCACTTCGCCGCCGGTGCCGATGCAGTAGAAACTTTCGAGTTGAAGGCCAAGGACCTGATCAGCCAGTCCGACGCCTATCGCCAACTATCCACCAACCTTGCCCACAACGGCGCATAA
- a CDS encoding helix-turn-helix domain-containing protein, giving the protein MEKRDDIREFLISRRAKINPEMAGIPSYGELRRVPGLRREEVAQIAGVSTDYYTRLERGNLRGVSDSVIGAVAAALQLDEAEQAYLMDLARAANIPSSRASRRPPQQRVRPGVLHLLDGMTEVAATVHNGRSDVLAANHLGRALYGPVFNSATPSGTGVPAQLPNQARYLFLDPGAGDFYPDWPAIAATTVAMLRTESGRNPHDRALHELIGELTTGSGQFAVLWAGHDVRIHTTGTKRFHHPVAGDLSLQYEALDLPGDEGQTLFTFTAEPGTASENALAFLASWAEAPAATISAGSHASGSTVPGKKSPAQPGSRTPRKNE; this is encoded by the coding sequence GTGGAAAAAAGAGATGATATTCGTGAGTTCCTGATCTCGCGTCGTGCCAAGATCAATCCTGAGATGGCCGGAATCCCCAGTTACGGAGAACTGCGCCGTGTACCGGGCTTGCGCCGCGAAGAAGTGGCGCAGATCGCCGGAGTGAGTACTGACTACTACACGCGGTTGGAACGAGGCAACCTGCGCGGTGTATCAGACTCGGTCATCGGTGCCGTTGCAGCCGCTCTTCAACTCGACGAAGCAGAGCAGGCATATTTGATGGACTTGGCACGGGCGGCCAATATACCGTCAAGTCGGGCGTCACGGAGGCCACCACAGCAAAGGGTCCGTCCCGGTGTATTGCATCTGCTGGACGGCATGACCGAGGTGGCCGCCACGGTGCACAATGGCCGATCGGATGTCCTGGCCGCAAATCACCTGGGACGCGCCCTCTACGGGCCAGTGTTCAATTCCGCCACCCCCTCTGGGACGGGCGTCCCGGCACAATTACCCAATCAGGCCCGCTATCTCTTCCTCGATCCTGGTGCAGGGGACTTCTACCCCGATTGGCCGGCCATTGCGGCGACCACTGTGGCCATGTTGCGGACGGAATCCGGTCGCAATCCCCATGACCGGGCGTTGCACGAGCTGATTGGTGAGCTGACCACGGGAAGCGGACAGTTTGCCGTTTTATGGGCAGGGCACGATGTCCGAATCCACACCACGGGAACCAAACGCTTCCACCACCCTGTAGCCGGGGATTTGTCCCTGCAGTACGAGGCACTTGATCTCCCCGGGGATGAGGGACAGACTCTCTTCACTTTCACTGCCGAGCCCGGAACCGCCTCTGAGAATGCGTTGGCGTTCCTAGCCAGCTGGGCGGAGGCTCCTGCCGCAACTATCAGCGCAGGCAGTCATGCCAGTGGATCCACTGTCCCAGGCAAGAAATCACCGGCCCAGCCGGGATCACGAACCCCAAGAAAGAATGAATGA